In Corynebacterium endometrii, one DNA window encodes the following:
- a CDS encoding LysE family translocator, with translation MTFAALTAFIGVWATMIVAPGPDVVQIIRTAPRGVRQGVACAVGIVAGIAVWVTASLAGVSALIAARPSMLAVLQVGGGAFLVWMGIASVRGGLAERGATRPGPSHTSGQLSDLPQETVAAVGAGDVVGLTTPRAFRLGLATNLSNPKALVFFGAVFAQFITPGMSPGWTFTIAAIMLGMALGWFVGFALLVRAGARFVAKQSANIDILAGVIFGVLGAVMVVEGLWQLPLFM, from the coding sequence ATGACTTTTGCCGCGCTGACCGCTTTCATCGGGGTCTGGGCCACCATGATTGTGGCGCCGGGGCCCGACGTGGTGCAGATCATCCGCACCGCGCCCCGCGGCGTACGTCAAGGCGTGGCGTGCGCTGTGGGAATCGTGGCGGGCATCGCGGTCTGGGTGACCGCGTCCTTGGCGGGAGTTTCCGCGCTCATTGCGGCCCGCCCGTCGATGCTGGCGGTGCTGCAGGTAGGCGGCGGCGCGTTCCTCGTCTGGATGGGTATCGCCTCCGTCAGGGGCGGCCTAGCCGAGCGCGGGGCCACCCGGCCGGGGCCGTCCCACACGTCCGGGCAATTGTCTGATCTGCCGCAGGAAACCGTCGCCGCGGTGGGCGCCGGCGACGTGGTTGGTTTGACCACGCCCAGGGCCTTCCGGCTGGGGCTTGCCACTAATTTGTCCAACCCCAAGGCTTTGGTATTTTTCGGCGCGGTCTTTGCCCAATTCATCACGCCGGGCATGTCCCCGGGCTGGACGTTTACCATCGCGGCCATCATGTTGGGCATGGCCTTGGGCTGGTTCGTGGGTTTTGCGCTTCTGGTCCGCGCCGGGGCCCGGTTTGTGGCCAAGCAGTCCGCGAACATTGACATACTCGCCGGCGTCATCTTCGGCGTCCTTGGCGCCGTGATGGTGGTGGAGGGCCTGTGGCAATTGCCCTTGTTCATGTGA
- a CDS encoding VOC family protein, with protein sequence MPAFEAEVGMPYWIDLTTSEPRKSAYFYEKVLGWEVNPASEGSEYQIGRLQGLLIAGFIPQPEDAPFPDTWVTYFNTADVAADCERAKNLGGRVLVEPQEVHLGTLALLADTAGGMFGLIEPSGAEHFVAGGEPGCPVWHELTATTRFTQALDFYGELFNWEIRGLQGADSADSPLTYATAEAEGAPFAGFWNAEGNFPPQVPSFWQTYLGVRDVAAAAKAAEAAGGEVIRAPWDSPFGRLCLIADSTGATVTLAEVEDAPEFEPSESDSVL encoded by the coding sequence ATGCCGGCGTTCGAAGCTGAAGTAGGCATGCCCTACTGGATTGACCTGACCACTTCCGAGCCGCGCAAGTCCGCCTATTTCTATGAGAAGGTGCTGGGCTGGGAGGTAAACCCGGCCTCGGAGGGTTCGGAATACCAGATTGGCCGCCTGCAGGGCCTGCTCATCGCCGGATTTATCCCGCAGCCTGAGGATGCGCCGTTCCCGGACACGTGGGTCACGTATTTCAACACGGCCGACGTGGCCGCGGATTGCGAGCGGGCCAAGAACCTGGGCGGCCGCGTGCTGGTGGAGCCGCAGGAAGTGCACCTGGGCACGTTGGCGCTGCTCGCGGATACGGCGGGCGGGATGTTCGGCCTTATCGAGCCCTCGGGCGCGGAGCACTTCGTCGCCGGCGGTGAGCCGGGCTGCCCCGTGTGGCACGAGCTGACGGCCACCACGAGGTTTACCCAGGCTTTGGATTTCTACGGCGAGCTGTTCAACTGGGAGATCCGTGGGCTCCAAGGCGCCGACTCTGCCGACTCCCCCCTCACCTACGCCACCGCCGAAGCCGAAGGCGCACCGTTCGCCGGTTTCTGGAATGCCGAGGGCAATTTCCCGCCGCAGGTGCCAAGCTTCTGGCAGACCTACCTGGGCGTGCGCGACGTTGCCGCGGCCGCTAAGGCCGCCGAGGCCGCCGGGGGCGAGGTCATCCGCGCGCCGTGGGATTCCCCGTTCGGCCGCCTCTGCTTGATTGCCGATTCCACCGGCGCTACCGTGACCCTGGCCGAGGTGGAGGACGCGCCCGAGTTCGAGCCTTCCGAGAGTGACTCCGTCCTTTAG
- a CDS encoding YbjQ family protein, with translation MIFTTTNTVEGREISEYIRIIGGETVIGINFLKDIGAAFRNLSGGRSAGYEEETVRAREAALNELWQRGQELGADAVVGIAVDYSTMGASNDMLMVSCTGTAVRLKPLS, from the coding sequence ATGATTTTCACTACCACGAACACGGTCGAGGGCCGTGAGATTTCCGAGTACATCCGCATTATCGGCGGCGAGACCGTGATCGGCATCAATTTCTTGAAGGACATCGGCGCGGCGTTTCGCAATCTCTCCGGCGGCCGCAGCGCCGGCTATGAGGAAGAGACCGTCCGCGCGCGTGAGGCCGCGCTCAATGAGCTGTGGCAGCGCGGCCAGGAGCTGGGCGCCGATGCCGTAGTGGGCATCGCCGTTGACTACTCCACCATGGGGGCATCGAATGACATGCTGATGGTCTCCTGCACGGGTACAGCCGTGCGCCTGAAGCCGCTAAGCTAG
- a CDS encoding MGMT family protein, whose protein sequence is MTPSFSGHAGAAPAVEELVALIPAGNVTTYGEVATVVGTGARYVGTVMRQSSGLPWWRVVRANGASHDADRARAHWQAEGIAFRGGRADLKRCGLDREDLRHLLAGQA, encoded by the coding sequence GTGACTCCGTCCTTTAGCGGCCACGCGGGCGCAGCCCCCGCGGTGGAAGAGCTTGTCGCGCTGATTCCGGCGGGGAACGTGACCACGTACGGCGAGGTTGCCACGGTAGTGGGCACCGGCGCGCGCTACGTGGGCACGGTCATGCGGCAATCCTCCGGCCTGCCCTGGTGGCGGGTGGTGCGCGCGAATGGCGCGAGCCACGACGCTGACCGCGCGCGGGCCCATTGGCAGGCGGAGGGCATCGCCTTTCGGGGTGGGCGCGCGGACCTCAAGCGCTGCGGTCTAGACCGTGAGGATCTGCGCCACCTGTTAGCGGGGCAAGCATGA
- a CDS encoding RNA-binding S4 domain-containing protein: protein MHEIEVGITGESIKLGQFIKLASLVGTGGEAKELIASGAVTVNGEVSTQRGHHLHEGDVVCIEGQCARVVADDDDDYFDEATADDDFDPEKWRNM from the coding sequence ATGCATGAAATTGAAGTGGGTATCACTGGCGAGTCCATCAAGCTTGGCCAGTTCATCAAGCTGGCCAGCCTCGTAGGCACGGGCGGTGAGGCGAAGGAGCTCATCGCGTCCGGCGCCGTGACCGTCAACGGCGAGGTCTCCACGCAGCGCGGGCACCACCTGCATGAAGGTGACGTGGTATGCATCGAGGGGCAGTGCGCCCGCGTGGTGGCCGACGATGATGATGACTACTTTGATGAGGCCACCGCCGATGATGACTTTGATCCAGAAAAGTGGAGGAACATGTAA